One Zeugodacus cucurbitae isolate PBARC_wt_2022May chromosome 3, idZeuCucr1.2, whole genome shotgun sequence genomic region harbors:
- the LOC105209586 gene encoding fibronectin type-III domain-containing protein 3A isoform X2 — protein MVRLNVSATPEQNPPQHNQLHYANNNSNKNAGTGAVNKNISSSSSSTSSLNSNASSFEPHHNQLQHQFQQQRLHHQHQHHNTNQVRQQRSTNNILMVVPQQQQQPVSQTHATQQQTQYAHVPSLTSQHQLPQQHSFAHHVHHQAPSQPNGVAMSIQQQQHKQPPSQQSPSDISTSSLPASPPLLQQTSTASQSAQLVQPVCAIHHPQQHQQQFALVAAMHQHLTAGSGISSIQPQHVHLSHGPQVQQPQTQPQAASLQVQAHTGTSQQPQATQHSQQLLKEKNHESLYGVVSGGGGNQSSGSNLGISAKESPTSGCGTSTVSSGTTTVAAHRTPSTPGQLYIQYPADFYPAEYYITPHTHDNMCPQHPHHHQAMCAMSTDYGPTTVQMVSQNRPAPITVPVQVPQGQMMQQYVNENGTFAHVVLSPQYQQLHSSQGHIHTPFMQASGSSQFYSTLPAGFAPSPNSGPHFHTLASGHLQTQQPSQLQKATTQQQQTGSQTLSHSPSPPNSYHKDERTQRQHTKLLRKLEKQREMNSGTSAPTQIPPLRRSDLNGYHKLSVNSANSSPVNGTKNCDQVTTNSGGSPLVTTNLNSLKSSIDNKNLAQLKQDTSPLQQPLKQHNIHSQTAQRNGGMIPNVSPSGINYGVNLASSTGDKGECNLNIKEDEEETHALIIEQLSAIQKPNVINLTSRSAKIIWEAPIMTGLQIDTRNLRYNVLLSDRTKDGKYKSLYKGDSCECIVQDLQPGQMYEVRVQVYYNKTQGTASEASEFITPACEPDQPMPPKLVMRTKNSLHLRWTNPAANGSSIQHYLLEYDDGKSGISLSTRPSRQNIENEGHNFVEATKTKGKHYTLTKLQPSTVYYFRMAAVNEVGMSLYSTICSYCTSNNPPTAPKPPKLHSSSSTTIRLWWERRQQDGDYVLQILDPDSGHGYLNAYNGPDTNHECGELRRATSYQFRLRVENEAGSSPWSNEVTYQTASEKPGKPGKPHVKGKIHGTHFRARWDPPTDMGGGEIIRYYLEITSGSKFERIYSGTDTESICDRLQPGTTYQLRASCEGPAGVSPYSDVAHITSEALVPSAPSPPYYDSPPGPYAAVLRLDKPENNGGAPILEFEVQMRRSVDSQYAVANKTNDYSIVYHGRDTFCVVKDLQPGWPYEVQVRAINRIGAGPWSSWFRFSAAAAPPNAPENLNVTIKSATHLLVNWEEPNNNGAPIQEYRLESLTTENESDLIWENSSQISSSNTCYRGGQTSIDLRNLSPFTMYYFRVNAINAAGVSKWSTCVNARTAAAVPAAPQIKDYEFTANELVFNWTKPECNGACITAYTIECAEKSVTITDANTTHTIDGLLPETTYKVRLQAINSIGSGPFSSYTKFTTLPSPPDPPALECTGVGHNFIKLKWGDGKNLDFTKYYVEMFVQRAKEFQIVYSGTSCMCKVNKLQESTAYTFRVYASTDRAGIGEFSNEYIFSTTPTLPNSIKAPRVAMEGAAACLLTHGIGSVSGFVPSGILPETPTSFIAGLGNLSLGIPLTLEWQNSKNLFNDPVEYVLQYAIGKDGDYRRIYRGPETKFTIENLEPGTMYQFRVCPIRITKSGDDLIGQYTSAFRYQVPHLSALDDIDGNLLGNMSNVFGAGNRGINNSNNGPMSCHGHSHLAHHVHSVHTHHSHSHTQHNSRQSTSSLHHRSVSASAASSNGCNGHSSTNISDSSNNSGNTILIGPNAIGLIPLGTSIGNELTTVEFAGCEDPLHHHHHHHHHQFLSGNVSSGSDSVEAAPTTASLLAAASNNLLTNNTLLVHGIATSNHTQYGVIRRYISKLTTIYTNRKRFTDQEKAVLFMVCFLFFTFIFATLVKALMR, from the exons ATGGTTCGTTTAAATGTCTCAGCTACTCCGGAACAAAACCCTCCGCAGCATAATCAATTACATTATGCCAATAATAATTCCAATAAAAATGCTGGTACTGGAGCTGTAAATAAGAATATTTCCTCATCTTCATCATCGACATCGAGTCTAAATAGTAATGCCTCCTCCTTTGAACCGCATCATAATCAATTGCAGCATCAATTCCAACAACAGCGTTTACATCATCAGCATCAACATCATAACACAAATCAAGTTCGTCAGCAACGGTCTACTAACAATATATTGATGGTTGTaccacaacagcagcaacaaccagTTTCACAGACACATGCGACACAGCAGCAGACCCAATATGCACATGTGCCCTCGCTCACATCGCAACATCAGCTCCCTCAACAACACAGTTTTGCTCATCATGTGCATCATCAGGCACCATCACAGCCTAACGGAGTTGCTATGTcaattcaacaacaacagcacaaacaACCACCATCACAACAATCACCTTCAGATATTTCTACATCGTCGCTTCCAGCTTCACCACCTCTACTTCAGCAGACATCTACTGCGTCTCAAAGTGCGCAACTAGTGCAGCCAGTCTGTGCTATACATCAtccacaacaacatcaacagcaatTTGCTTTAGTGGCTGCCATGCATCAACATTTAACAGCCGGTTCTGGCATCAGCTCTATACAACCACAGCATGTACATCTTTCTCATGGTCCACAGGTACAGCAACCTCAAACACAGCCGCAGGCCGCATCACTACAGGTGCAAGCTCATACGGGGACATCCCAACAACCTCAAGCAACTCAACATTCTCAGCAActgctaaaagaaaaaaatcacgaaagttTATATGGTGTAGTTAGCGGAGGAGGAGGAAATCAATCTAGCGGGAGCAACCTTGGGATATCTGCCAAAGAATCGCCCACTAGCGGATGTGGCACTTCTACTGTTAGCAGTGGTACTACAACTGTTGCTGCTCATCGTACACCATCCACGCCTGGTcaattatatattcaatatcCTGCCGATTTTTATCCGGCAGAGTATTACATTACCCCTCATACACACGATAACATGTGTCCACAACACCCACATCATCATCAAGCGATGTGCGCAATGTCAACAGATTACG GTCCAACAACAGTTCAAATGGTTTCCCAAAATCGTCCGGCACCGATTACAGTGCCAGTACAAGTCCCGCAAGGTCAAATGATGCAGCAATATGTTAACGAGAACGGAACTTTTGCACATGTTGTGCTATCACCCCAATATCAACAGCTCCATTCCAGCCAAGGACATATACATACACCTTTC atgCAAGCTAGTGGATCTTCACAATTTTATTCCACGCTTCCAGCGGGATTTGCCCCCAGCCCAAATAGTGGGCCACATTTCCACACCTTGGCAAGTGGACACTTGCAGACGCAACAACCTTCCCAActtcaaaaagcaacaacacaacaacagcagacgGGATCTCAAACTTTATCACATTCGCCTTCACCTCCAAATAGCTATCATAAAGACGAGCGTACCCAACGACAACACACAAAATTATTACGAAAACTTGAGAAACAACGTGAGATGA atTCTGGTACTTCAGCACCGACTCAAATACCACCTCTTCGCCGTAGCGATTTAAATGGGTATCATAAACTTTCAGTAAACTCTGCCAACAGTAGCCCAGTCAATGGCACGAAGAATTGCGATCAGGTTACTACAAATTCAGGGGGTTCGCCATTGGTTACaactaatttaaattctttaaaaagttCGATTGACAATAAAAATCTCGCCCAGTTAAAACAGGATACATCCCCACTACAGCAACCATTAAAACAACATAATATTCATTCTCAAACTGCGCAACGAAATGGGGGCATGATACCAAATGTATCCCCAAGTGGGATAAATTATGGTGTAAATTTAGCTAGTTCTACAGGAGATAAAGGAGAGTGCAATTTAAACATTAAAGAAGATGAGGAGGAAACTCATGCTTTGATTATAGAGCAATTATCTGCTATACAAAAACCAAAT gtAATTAATTTGACTTCACGGTCAGCAAAAATTATTTGGGAGGCGCCAATAATGACTGGTTTACAGATTGATACTAGAAATCTACGTTATAATGTGTTGCTTAGTGATCGTACTAAGGACGGAAAATACAAAAGTCTTTATAAAGGTGATTCATGTGAATGCATCGTACAAGACCTGCAACCAGGTCAGATGTATGAAGTCCGAGTGCAG GTATACTATAACAAGACGCAGGGAACCGCTTCTGAAGCATCTGAATTCATTACTCCAGCATGTGAACCAGATCAACCAATGCCACCTAAACTGGTCATGCGAACAAAGAATTCGTTGCATTTGCGTTGGACGAACCCAGCAGCAAATGGTTCATCAATTCAGCATTACTTACTAGAATATGACGACGGAAAATCTGGAATATCATTATCTACTCGTCCCTCACGCCAAAATATTGAGAATGAAGGGCATAATTTTGTCGAAGCAACGAAAACTAAAGGCAAGCACTACACTCTTACTAAATTACAGCCTTCGACTGTATACTATTTTCGTATGGCTGCCGTCAACGAAGTAGGTATGTCATTATATTCCACCATTTGCTCATACTGCACCTCGAATAATCCGCCGACTGCGCCGAAGCCTCCGAAACTACATAGCAGCAGTTCGACAACTATCCGCCTTTGGTGGGAACGCCGCCAACAGGATGGGGATTATGTATTGCAAATACTTGATCCCGATTCAGGTCATGGTTACCTTAATGCTTACAATGGCCCTGATACGAATCATGAATGTGGTGAACTGCGTCGAGCTACATCATATCAATTCCGGTTACGTGTAGAGAATGAAGCAGGCAGTTCTCCATGGTCCAATGAGGTTACATACCAAACAGCTTCTGAAAAACCAGGCAAACCAGGTAAACCACATGTGAAAGGAAAAATACATGGCACACATTTTCGAGCTCGATGGGATCCACCCACCGATATGGGAGGCGGCGAAATAATTCGATATTATCTCGAAATCACATCTGGTTCTAAATTTGAACGTATTTACAGTGGTACAGATACAGAGAGCATATGTGATCGGCTCCAACCAGGTACAACGTACCAGTTGCGTGCGTCCTGTGAAGGTCCTGCAGGCGTCAGTCCGTACTCTGATGTTGCCCATATTACATCAGAAGCGTTAGTACCTTCCGCGCCTTCTCCACCTTACTACGATAGTCCGCCTGGTCCATATGCGGCAGTTTTAAGGCTAGATAAACCAGAAAATAATGGTGGCGCCCCCATTTTAGAATTTGAAGTACAAATGCGTCGTTCTGTAGATTCACAATACGCTGTTGCTAATAAAACTAATGATTATTCTATTGTTTACCATGGACGAGATACGTTTTGTGTGGTCAAAGATTTACAACCTGGTTGGCCTTACGAGGTACAGGTTCGGGCAATTAATCGCATTGGTGCTGGGCCTTGGTCATCATGGTTCCGCTTCTCAGCAGCTGCGGCACCTCCAAACGCACCAGAAAATCTAAATGTCACAATCAAGTCGGCAACACATTTGTTAGTAAATTGGGAAGAGCCTAATAATAATGGTGCACCTATTCAGGAATATCGTTTAGAAAGCTTAACTACTGAAAATGAATCAGATCTTATTTGGGAAAATTCCTCACAAATATCATCATCCAACACCTGTTACCGTGGTGGGCAAACGAGCATCGATTTGCGGAATTTGTCACCTTTTACTATGTATTACTTTCGTGTGAATGCCATCAATGCGGCTGGAGTGAGTAAGTGGTCAACATGCGTAAACGCGCGTACAGCAGCCGCAGTCCCTGCTGCGCCACAAATCAAAGATTATGAATTTACTGCTAATGAATTAGTCTTCAATTGGACTAAACCTGAATGTAATGGTGCTTGCATCACTGCATATACCATCGAATGTGCAGAAAAATCAGTTACTATAACGGATGCAAATACCACACATACAATCGATGGTTTATTGCCCGAAACTACTTATAAAGTTCGCTTGCAGGCTATTAATAGCATTGGTTCGGGACCATTTTCTTCTTACACTAAATTTACTACATTGCCTTCGCCCCCGGATCCGCCAGCGCTTGAGTGTACAGGAGTGGGTCATAactttataaaactaaaatgggGTGATGGGAAAAACCTTGATTTTACCAAATACTATGTAGAAATGTTTGTCCAACGTGCAAAAGAGTTCCAAATTGTTTACTCGGGTACGAGTTGCATGTGTAAAGTGAACAAGTTGCAGGAGAGCACCGCTTATACCTTCCGCGTATATGCAAGTACTGATCGTGCCGGGATCGGAGAATTTTCAAACGAATATATTTTCAGCACGACTCCAACTTTGCCGAACAGCATTAAAGCCCCACGGGTTGCCATGGAAGGAGCTGCTGCATGTTTACTAACACACGGTATTGGTAGTGTAAGTGGTTTCGTTCCTTCTGGGATACTTCCAGAAACACCTACAAGTTTTATTGCCGGGCTAGGAAACCTTTCCTTAGGTATACCACTTACTTTAGAATGGcagaattcaaaaaatttattcaatgatCCTGTGGAATACGTATTACAGTACGCAATTGGTAAAGATGGTGACTACAGACGG aTTTACAGAGGTCCAGAAACCAAATTTACGATTGAAAATCTTGAGCCGGGAACTATGTATCAATTTCGAGTTTGTCCTATTCGTATTACTAAATCTGGTGATGACTTAATTGGACAATATACTTCAGCATTTCGCTACCAAGTTCCACATCTTTCAGCACTAGACGATATCGATGGCAACTTGTTAGGAAATATGAGTAACGTTTTTGGAGCAGGCAATAGAGGGATAAATAATAGTAACAACGGACCCATGAGTTGCCATGGTCATTCACACTTAGCGCATCATGTTCACAGCGTACATACACATCACTCTCACAGCCATACACAACACAACAGTAGACAATCAACGTCCAGTCTTCATCATCGTTCAGTAAGCGCATCCGCCGCAAGCTCAAATGGTTGTAATGGCCATAGCAGCACCAATATCAGCGATAGTAGTAACAATAGTGGTAACACTATACTTATCGGTCCTAATGCCATTGGCTTAATACCTTTGGGTACATCAATAGGAAATGAATTGACTACAGTGGAATTTGCTGGTTGTGAGGATCCACTACATCATCAccatcaccatcatcatcatcaatttCTTAGTGGAAATGTTAGTTCAGGATCTGATTCCGTAGAAGCTGCACCAACCACAGCATCTTTATTGGCTGCtgcttcgaataatttactaacAAACAATACACTATTAGTTCATGGTATAGCTACATCCAATCATACTCAATATGGTGTTATACGCCGATATATAAGCAAATTAACTACGATATATACAAACCGGAAACGTTTTACTGATCAGGAAAAGGCGGTTTTATTTAtggtttgctttttgtttttcacgTTTATATTTGCAACGCTAGTTAAAGCACTAATGCGATAA